A stretch of Amycolatopsis balhimycina FH 1894 DNA encodes these proteins:
- a CDS encoding DUF4097 family beta strand repeat-containing protein: MSEEQTTPAEEPNDELVRVDEFETDVPLELDVSVTIGRVEIVLEGDSGARVELRHDQGEQQPWVAGVNNLLSWVGERFGDQLGVDPAASPAEAVRQSRIEKLGNRLVVSAPKAWQLRNVALAVKVHAPAGSHVEVRAGAADVTVTGSAGRVDLLTGSGEVKLDRADGSATIRTGSGGVKLGPTLGGLQLRSGSGHVEASSIAGSATLATGTGDVWLGAVSGEVMARTGSGDLSVADAASGSLDLITGSGEVRIGIRGGTAAEVDLTSSAGRVSSELDVADAAPEGGVKLKVRARTGTGNAVVTRAAG, encoded by the coding sequence ATGAGCGAAGAACAGACGACACCGGCCGAAGAGCCGAACGACGAACTGGTGCGGGTCGACGAGTTCGAGACCGACGTCCCGCTGGAGCTCGACGTCAGCGTGACGATCGGCCGCGTGGAGATCGTCCTCGAGGGCGACTCCGGCGCGCGGGTCGAGCTGCGGCACGACCAAGGCGAGCAGCAGCCGTGGGTGGCGGGGGTCAACAACCTGCTGTCCTGGGTCGGCGAACGCTTCGGCGACCAGCTGGGCGTCGACCCGGCGGCCTCCCCCGCCGAGGCGGTGCGGCAGAGCCGGATCGAGAAGCTCGGCAACCGCCTGGTCGTGAGCGCGCCGAAGGCGTGGCAGCTGCGCAACGTCGCGCTCGCGGTGAAGGTGCACGCGCCGGCGGGATCGCACGTCGAGGTGCGGGCCGGCGCGGCGGACGTCACGGTGACCGGCTCGGCCGGCCGCGTCGACCTGCTCACCGGCTCCGGCGAGGTGAAGCTCGACCGCGCCGACGGCTCGGCCACGATCCGCACCGGCAGCGGCGGCGTCAAGCTCGGCCCGACGCTGGGCGGGCTGCAGCTGCGCAGCGGCAGCGGCCACGTCGAGGCGTCGTCGATCGCCGGGTCCGCGACGCTGGCCACCGGCACGGGGGACGTCTGGCTGGGCGCGGTGTCCGGCGAAGTGATGGCCCGCACGGGCAGCGGCGACCTTTCGGTGGCCGACGCCGCTTCGGGCTCGCTGGACCTGATCACCGGCTCCGGCGAGGTCCGGATCGGCATCCGCGGCGGGACGGCCGCCGAGGTCGACCTGACCTCCAGCGCCGGTCGTGTCTCCAGCGAACTGGACGTCGCCGACGCCGCACCCGAAGGCGGCGTGAAGCTGAAGGTCCGCGCCCGCACGGGCACCGGCAACGCCGTGGTGACGCGCGCGGCCGGCTGA
- a CDS encoding toxin-antitoxin system HicB family antitoxin, whose product MDLTPYIASLREDLANTAAAGDEHTRRAAALLSSALEPAVRLTLMNALADLAAEVTAALPGQVVDVRLDGRDVRVVVSGAAEEPVSRETPRDTTPPPPLMDGGDISRITLRLVEQIKGQAERAAAAQGVSLNTFVSQAVQGALGHGALGGGSHKHHRDRDDRGGSHLHGWVEG is encoded by the coding sequence ATGGATCTGACCCCGTACATCGCCAGCCTTCGCGAGGACCTCGCGAACACGGCCGCGGCCGGGGACGAGCACACCCGGCGGGCGGCCGCGCTGCTGTCCTCCGCGCTCGAACCCGCCGTCCGCCTGACCCTGATGAACGCCCTCGCCGACCTCGCCGCCGAGGTCACGGCCGCACTGCCTGGCCAGGTGGTCGACGTGCGGCTCGACGGCCGCGACGTCCGCGTCGTCGTCTCCGGCGCCGCGGAGGAACCGGTGTCACGTGAGACACCACGTGACACCACGCCGCCGCCACCGCTCATGGACGGCGGGGACATCTCCCGCATCACGCTGCGCTTGGTCGAGCAGATCAAGGGCCAGGCCGAACGCGCGGCGGCGGCCCAGGGCGTCTCGCTGAACACGTTCGTTTCGCAGGCGGTCCAGGGCGCGCTGGGGCACGGCGCGCTCGGCGGCGGGAGCCACAAGCACCACCGCGACCGGGATGACCGGGGCGGGTCGCACCTGCACGGCTGGGTCGAAGGCTGA
- the thyX gene encoding FAD-dependent thymidylate synthase yields MAETVSPRVQLIAKTEFFPPEDVPWSTDADGGEALAEFAGRACYQSWKKPNPATATNAGYLEHIIDVGHLSVLEHGSVTFYITGISRSLTHELIRHRHFSYSQLSQRYVPERDAEIVEPDVIANDPVLHEKFLAATQASVDAYTELLAGLEEKFADVPTATLRRKQARQAARSVLPNATETRIVVTGNYRAWRHFVAMRATEHADVEIRELAVECLRQLQKAAANVFADFTISTLPDGTEIATSPKVLEG; encoded by the coding sequence GTGGCCGAAACCGTGTCACCCAGGGTGCAGCTGATCGCGAAGACGGAGTTCTTCCCGCCCGAGGACGTGCCGTGGTCGACCGACGCGGACGGCGGCGAGGCCCTCGCCGAGTTCGCCGGCCGCGCCTGCTACCAGTCGTGGAAGAAACCGAACCCCGCCACCGCGACCAACGCCGGCTACCTCGAGCACATCATCGACGTCGGCCACCTTTCGGTGCTGGAGCACGGTTCGGTGACCTTCTACATCACCGGCATCTCCCGCTCGCTGACCCACGAGCTGATCCGGCACCGCCACTTCTCCTACTCCCAGCTCTCGCAGCGCTACGTCCCGGAACGCGACGCCGAGATCGTCGAGCCGGACGTGATCGCGAACGACCCGGTGCTGCACGAGAAGTTCCTCGCCGCGACCCAGGCCAGCGTCGACGCCTACACCGAGCTGCTGGCCGGGCTCGAGGAGAAGTTCGCCGACGTCCCGACCGCGACCCTGCGCCGCAAGCAGGCCCGCCAGGCCGCCCGCTCGGTGCTGCCCAACGCGACCGAGACGCGCATCGTCGTCACCGGGAACTACCGCGCCTGGCGGCACTTCGTCGCGATGCGCGCCACCGAACACGCCGACGTCGAGATCCGCGAGCTGGCCGTGGAATGCCTGCGGCAGCTGCAGAAAGCCGCGGCGAACGTGTTCGCCGACTTCACCATCTCGACGCTGCCCGACGGCACCGAGATCGCCACGAGCCCGAAGGTGCTGGAAGGCTGA
- a CDS encoding ACT domain-containing protein: protein MKRLAIDVRPGDYAVVRLPPDAAVPAELFEPGEDFVSVTRTPEELSVICPAGREPAGSTAAEDGWRLLSVRGPLEFTLTGIIAALASELAAAGVALFSMSTFDTDHILVRAADLDHAVKALRESGHEVAHP from the coding sequence ATGAAGCGACTCGCGATCGACGTCCGGCCCGGTGACTACGCCGTCGTGCGGTTGCCCCCGGACGCCGCGGTGCCCGCCGAGCTCTTCGAACCCGGCGAAGACTTCGTTTCGGTGACCCGGACGCCGGAAGAACTGTCCGTCATCTGCCCGGCCGGCCGCGAACCCGCCGGCAGCACGGCCGCCGAGGACGGCTGGCGGCTGCTGTCGGTCCGCGGCCCGCTGGAGTTCACGCTCACCGGCATCATCGCCGCGCTGGCCTCCGAGCTGGCCGCGGCCGGGGTCGCGCTGTTCTCGATGTCGACGTTCGACACCGACCACATCCTGGTCCGCGCCGCCGACCTCGACCACGCCGTCAAGGCCCTGCGCGAATCCGGCCACGAGGTCGCCCACCCCTGA
- a CDS encoding Nramp family divalent metal transporter produces MAVTEAVRPRLVSRLRTGSALLGPAFVAAIAYVDPGNVASNISAGARYGYLLVWVIVAANLMAVLVQYLSAKLGLVSGMSLPEALRARLSRPARLAYWAQAEVVAIATDLAEVVGGAIALNLLFDLPLVAGGLITGAVSLTLLAVQDRGGQRTFERVVTGLLLVIAIGFLASLFVEPPSASATLGGLVPRFDGAGSILIAAAMLGATVMPHAVYLHSGLVRDRHGRADGVRRRRLLRATRADVGLAMLLAGAVNLGMLLLAATNLQGQDGVDSIEGAHGAVASALGPGIALMFAIGLLASGLASTSVGAYAGAMIMQGLLHKRIPLVLRRLVTLTPAIVVLALGADPSAALVVSQVVLSFGIPFALVPLIRLTADRTLMGEDANHRATTVAAWVVAAIIIALNLVLIYLTFAA; encoded by the coding sequence ATGGCTGTGACCGAGGCTGTCCGGCCGAGACTGGTGTCACGCCTGCGCACCGGGTCGGCCCTGCTCGGCCCGGCGTTCGTCGCCGCGATCGCCTACGTCGACCCGGGGAACGTCGCCTCCAACATCAGCGCCGGCGCCCGCTACGGCTACCTGCTGGTCTGGGTGATCGTCGCGGCGAACCTGATGGCCGTGCTCGTCCAGTACCTGTCGGCGAAGCTGGGCCTGGTCAGCGGGATGTCGCTGCCGGAGGCGCTGCGCGCCCGCCTGTCCCGGCCCGCGCGGCTGGCCTACTGGGCGCAGGCCGAGGTCGTCGCCATCGCCACCGACCTGGCCGAGGTCGTCGGCGGCGCCATCGCGCTCAACCTGCTGTTCGACCTCCCGCTCGTCGCCGGTGGCCTGATCACCGGCGCGGTTTCGCTGACGCTGCTGGCGGTCCAGGACCGCGGCGGCCAGCGGACGTTCGAGCGGGTCGTCACCGGGTTGCTGCTGGTCATCGCGATCGGGTTCCTGGCGAGCCTGTTCGTCGAGCCGCCGTCGGCGTCGGCGACGCTCGGCGGGCTGGTGCCGAGGTTCGACGGCGCGGGCAGCATCCTGATCGCCGCGGCGATGCTCGGCGCGACCGTCATGCCGCACGCGGTCTACCTGCACTCCGGCCTGGTCCGCGACCGCCACGGCCGCGCGGACGGCGTCCGGCGCCGCCGCCTGCTGCGCGCGACCCGCGCCGACGTCGGCCTGGCGATGCTCCTGGCCGGCGCGGTGAACCTCGGCATGCTGCTGCTCGCCGCGACGAACCTCCAGGGCCAGGACGGTGTCGACAGCATCGAGGGCGCGCACGGCGCGGTCGCTTCGGCGCTCGGTCCGGGCATCGCGCTGATGTTCGCGATCGGCCTGCTCGCCTCCGGCCTGGCCTCGACGTCGGTCGGCGCGTACGCGGGCGCGATGATCATGCAAGGGCTGCTGCACAAGCGAATCCCGCTGGTCCTGCGCCGCCTGGTGACGCTGACGCCGGCGATCGTGGTGCTGGCGCTGGGCGCCGACCCGAGTGCGGCGCTGGTCGTGTCCCAGGTGGTGCTGTCGTTCGGGATCCCGTTCGCGCTGGTGCCGCTGATCAGGCTGACGGCGGACCGCACACTGATGGGCGAGGACGCGAACCACCGCGCGACAACGGTGGCGGCATGGGTGGTCGCGGCGATCATCATCGCGTTGAACCTGGTCCTGATCTACCTCACCTTCGCCGCCTGA
- a CDS encoding serine/threonine-protein kinase, whose product MTDEQTRPYPPQAPVTPGQRVVAGRYLLLGELGRGGMGVVWRAQDQVIGRQVAVKELRLPDAESAAVFSERALREVRTGGRLNDPAIVTVYDVVTDGGTTFIVMELVEAPSLADLVRQRGPMPAAQAAQLGERVLTALQAAHAAGIVHRDVKPANILVAPDGRVKLTDFGIAHAVDDPRLTTSGMIVGSPAFMAPERVEGREALPASDLWSLGATLFFAVEGTIPFERATTAATLHAIMTEIPYLTRGQGPLAAAILGLLVANPDARLTVAQAQNLLTTAQGVRPTPPGGTAMLLPAAGPAPKKPRRALWPAGAAVLVVAALTGGFFAGKAFETPAPDDQKLPTMTFGLGGQMHVDVNSGYLCYNAPVQDGGVISGENDGDCKESHTVEVYDAGDLIGTTNWSDSEAAVAAYPGLAAVTAVAEARCAASFRSSIVPEIKRDGLKYRALVPTQGQWQSRPEKPGEDPTREFYCVLTKADGGPISAPIVTKVK is encoded by the coding sequence GTGACCGACGAACAGACCCGGCCCTACCCACCGCAGGCGCCTGTCACGCCTGGTCAGCGGGTCGTCGCGGGCCGCTACCTCCTGCTGGGCGAGCTCGGCCGCGGTGGCATGGGTGTCGTGTGGCGGGCACAGGACCAGGTCATCGGCCGCCAGGTCGCCGTCAAGGAACTGCGGCTGCCCGACGCCGAGTCCGCCGCCGTCTTCTCCGAACGTGCCCTGCGCGAGGTGCGCACCGGCGGCCGGCTCAACGACCCCGCGATCGTCACCGTCTACGACGTCGTCACCGACGGCGGCACCACCTTCATCGTCATGGAGCTGGTCGAAGCGCCGTCGCTGGCCGACCTCGTGCGGCAGCGCGGCCCGATGCCCGCGGCGCAGGCCGCGCAGCTGGGGGAGCGGGTGCTCACCGCGCTGCAGGCGGCCCACGCGGCCGGGATCGTCCACCGGGACGTCAAGCCGGCGAACATCCTGGTCGCGCCGGACGGCCGTGTGAAGCTCACCGACTTCGGCATCGCCCACGCCGTCGACGACCCGCGCCTGACCACCAGCGGCATGATCGTCGGCTCGCCCGCCTTCATGGCGCCGGAGCGCGTCGAAGGCCGCGAAGCGCTGCCCGCGTCCGACCTGTGGTCCCTCGGCGCGACGCTGTTCTTCGCCGTCGAAGGCACGATCCCGTTCGAGCGCGCGACCACCGCCGCGACGCTGCACGCGATCATGACCGAGATCCCGTACCTCACCCGCGGCCAGGGCCCGCTCGCCGCGGCCATCCTCGGCCTGCTCGTCGCCAACCCGGACGCGCGGCTGACCGTGGCCCAGGCCCAGAACCTGCTGACCACGGCGCAGGGCGTGCGGCCGACCCCGCCGGGCGGCACCGCGATGCTCCTCCCGGCTGCCGGCCCGGCGCCGAAGAAGCCGCGCCGCGCCCTGTGGCCGGCTGGCGCCGCCGTGCTCGTCGTGGCCGCCCTGACCGGCGGGTTCTTCGCGGGCAAGGCCTTCGAAACCCCCGCGCCGGACGATCAGAAGCTGCCGACCATGACGTTCGGCCTCGGCGGCCAGATGCACGTCGACGTCAACTCCGGCTACCTCTGCTACAACGCCCCGGTCCAGGACGGCGGCGTCATCAGCGGCGAGAACGACGGCGACTGCAAGGAGAGCCACACCGTCGAGGTCTACGACGCCGGGGACCTCATCGGCACCACGAACTGGTCCGACAGCGAGGCAGCGGTCGCGGCCTACCCGGGCCTGGCCGCCGTGACCGCGGTCGCCGAAGCCCGCTGCGCGGCCTCGTTCCGTTCCTCGATCGTCCCCGAAATCAAGCGCGACGGCCTCAAGTACCGGGCGCTCGTGCCGACCCAGGGCCAGTGGCAGAGCCGGCCCGAGAAGCCGGGCGAAGACCCGACGCGCGAGTTCTACTGCGTGCTGACCAAGGCCGACGGCGGCCCGATCTCCGCGCCGATCGTGACCAAGGTCAAGTAG
- the dapA gene encoding 4-hydroxy-tetrahydrodipicolinate synthase gives MATPFDAEGALDLKRAQELAEHLVELGNDGLVVNGTTGESPTTSDAEKQQLIRAVVEAVGDRATVVAGAGTNNTAHSVEQAKQAEEAGAHGLLVVTPYYSRPSQAGLYAHFTTVADSTGLPVLLYDIPPRSVVPIEVDTLLRLAEHPRIVAVKDAKGDLIAGSEVIANTHLAYYSGDDGLNLPWISVGGVGVVSVIGHVVAGRIRAMIDAYENGDTSTARTNHRGMLPVLRAMSRVGGVAFSKAALRLRGFDIGDPRLPIVAPNTEQTALIAADLAQGGVPLGDTAAQDWHGERVAQADSRAAYIAPTSHTSVGTLPR, from the coding sequence ATGGCCACCCCGTTCGACGCCGAGGGCGCACTGGACCTGAAGCGGGCGCAGGAGCTGGCCGAGCACCTCGTGGAGCTGGGGAACGACGGCCTCGTGGTCAACGGCACCACCGGCGAGAGCCCGACCACGAGCGACGCGGAGAAGCAGCAGCTCATCCGCGCCGTGGTCGAGGCCGTCGGCGACCGCGCGACCGTCGTGGCCGGCGCGGGCACCAACAACACCGCGCACAGCGTCGAGCAGGCGAAGCAGGCCGAAGAAGCCGGCGCACACGGCCTGCTGGTCGTCACCCCGTACTACTCGCGGCCCAGCCAGGCCGGGCTGTACGCGCACTTCACCACCGTCGCCGACAGCACCGGCCTGCCGGTGCTGCTCTACGACATCCCGCCGCGTTCGGTCGTCCCGATCGAGGTCGACACGCTGCTGCGGCTGGCCGAGCACCCGCGGATCGTCGCGGTCAAGGACGCCAAGGGCGACCTGATCGCCGGCTCCGAGGTGATCGCCAACACCCACCTCGCGTACTACTCGGGCGACGACGGCCTGAACCTGCCGTGGATCTCCGTCGGCGGTGTCGGTGTGGTGAGTGTGATCGGTCACGTCGTCGCGGGCCGGATCCGCGCGATGATCGACGCCTACGAGAACGGCGACACGTCCACCGCGCGCACCAACCACCGCGGCATGCTTCCGGTGCTGCGCGCGATGTCGCGGGTCGGCGGGGTCGCCTTCAGCAAGGCGGCGCTGCGGCTTCGCGGCTTCGACATCGGCGACCCGCGGCTGCCGATCGTCGCGCCGAACACCGAGCAGACGGCCCTGATCGCCGCTGATCTTGCCCAGGGCGGCGTGCCGCTGGGCGACACGGCGGCTCAGGACTGGCATGGTGAGCGGGTGGCACAAGCAGATTCGCGAGCGGCCTACATCGCGCCGACCTCGCACACCAGCGTTGGGACCCTGCCTCGGTGA
- a CDS encoding ribonuclease J codes for MSSLPQGPGPTNAPPRLPEGALRVVALGGIGEVGRNMTVFEFGGRLLIVDCGVLFPEDDQPGVDLILPDFRAIEDRLDDIEGLVLTHGHEDHIGAVPFLLRLRPDLPIYGSRFTNALLAAKAKEHRQRPKLIEVREGERRDVGVFNLEFFAVNHSIPDALAVAIRTPAGVVLHTGDIKLDQLPLDGRLTDLAGFSRLGDEGVDLFCVDSTNAEVPGFVMPERDIGPVLDDVIRRVDQRVIVACFASHVHRVQQVLDAAHRHGRRIAFVGRSMVRNMGIAADLGLLNVPDGLLVDLDQASTLPESKVLFVSTGSQGEPLSALSRMARGEHRQISIRAGDTVVLASSMIPGNETAVFGVVNGLTRLGANVVHQGNAKVHVSGHASAGELLYLYNAVRPSNVMPVHGEWKHLKANAELAVRTGVAPENVVIAEDGVVVDLVDGKASRTGRVEVGHVYVDGLSVGDVGESTLSDRLVLGEGGFISISVAIDSATGRAVSSPTVSGRGFSDDPKALAAVVPLVEMELARTEAEGITDTHRIAQSVRRVVGRWVADTYRRRPMIVPTVIPV; via the coding sequence GTGAGCTCACTTCCCCAAGGTCCAGGCCCGACCAACGCCCCGCCCCGACTGCCCGAGGGAGCCCTGCGCGTCGTCGCGCTGGGCGGCATCGGCGAAGTCGGGCGCAACATGACCGTCTTCGAGTTCGGCGGCCGGCTGCTCATCGTCGACTGCGGGGTCCTCTTCCCCGAGGACGACCAGCCCGGCGTCGACCTGATCCTGCCCGACTTCCGCGCGATCGAGGACCGCCTCGACGACATCGAAGGGCTGGTGCTCACCCATGGGCACGAGGACCACATCGGTGCCGTCCCGTTCCTCCTGCGCCTGCGGCCGGACCTGCCGATCTACGGCTCGAGGTTCACCAACGCCCTGCTCGCGGCGAAGGCCAAGGAGCACCGGCAGCGGCCGAAGCTGATCGAGGTCCGCGAGGGCGAGCGCCGCGACGTCGGCGTGTTCAACCTCGAGTTCTTCGCCGTCAACCACTCCATCCCGGACGCGCTGGCCGTGGCCATCCGCACCCCGGCGGGCGTGGTCCTGCACACCGGCGACATCAAGCTCGACCAGCTCCCGCTGGACGGGCGCCTCACCGACCTGGCCGGCTTCTCCCGGCTCGGCGACGAGGGTGTCGACCTGTTCTGCGTCGACTCGACCAACGCCGAGGTGCCCGGGTTCGTCATGCCCGAGCGCGACATCGGCCCGGTCCTCGACGACGTCATCCGCCGGGTCGACCAGCGCGTGATCGTGGCCTGCTTCGCCAGCCACGTGCACCGCGTCCAGCAGGTGCTGGACGCCGCGCACCGGCACGGCCGCCGGATCGCGTTCGTCGGCCGGTCGATGGTCCGGAACATGGGCATCGCGGCCGACCTGGGCCTGCTGAACGTGCCCGACGGCCTCCTGGTCGACCTCGACCAGGCGAGCACCCTGCCGGAGAGCAAGGTCCTGTTCGTCTCGACGGGGTCGCAGGGCGAGCCGCTCTCGGCGCTGTCGCGGATGGCGCGCGGCGAGCACCGGCAGATCTCGATCCGTGCGGGCGACACCGTCGTGCTGGCCAGCTCGATGATCCCGGGCAACGAGACCGCGGTGTTCGGCGTCGTCAACGGCCTGACCCGGCTCGGCGCGAACGTCGTCCACCAGGGCAACGCCAAGGTCCACGTGTCCGGCCACGCGTCGGCGGGGGAGCTGCTCTACCTGTACAACGCGGTGCGGCCGAGCAACGTCATGCCGGTGCACGGCGAGTGGAAGCACCTGAAAGCCAACGCCGAGCTGGCGGTCCGCACCGGCGTCGCCCCGGAGAACGTGGTCATCGCCGAGGACGGCGTGGTCGTCGACCTGGTCGACGGCAAAGCGTCCCGCACCGGCCGCGTCGAGGTGGGCCACGTCTACGTCGACGGCCTGTCGGTCGGCGACGTCGGCGAGTCGACTTTGTCGGACCGGCTGGTCCTCGGCGAAGGCGGGTTCATCTCGATCAGCGTCGCGATCGACTCCGCCACCGGCCGCGCGGTCAGCAGCCCCACGGTGTCCGGCCGCGGATTCTCCGACGACCCGAAGGCGCTCGCCGCCGTCGTGCCGCTGGTGGAGATGGAACTGGCGCGCACGGAGGCCGAAGGCATCACCGACACGCACCGGATCGCGCAATCGGTCCGCCGGGTCGTCGGCCGCTGGGTGGCCGACACCTACCGCCGCCGTCCGATGATCGTCCCGACGGTCATCCCGGTCTGA
- a CDS encoding VWA domain-containing protein yields MGRHSPDGRRRLLLPVLATGLVVVLGAAAWVTVSAVTAKPACEQPVKVLVTASADIAPALSLVARGLDLKCGSVEVQTREATSAAERLALSDGSPRPQVWVPDSTLALRRARQLGAADVPETGSSVASSPVVLAVAADVVKGLGWPDRTLNWGEVLAAPGAVPGMPDPARDAVGAVALLGLRDSVKAAPEPSAAYVALLRRFSANALGAQTDLIARLPGSSGGGTAAVTAFPASENSLLRHNIEDRTSPLVAVYSAAVPTLDFPFAELSGITEQQRPIVDALREAVLGDAGADAIAKTGLRAAGGQALQAHSDDPRVSSPGIRTANLPPAPVVDELLNQWAGVNLSARVQVLVDVSGSMNAQVPGTGLNRMQVTMQAAAKAMHLFKPATQLRMLAFSTRLDGDRDYRELLPMAPVSQHLAAGALDKLAQVKATQDGGTGLYDSVLDTYRTARREWEPGRLNLVIVMTDGHNDDPHGITRADLLAELAKLQDPRRPIPLIGVGIGPDADKAELDQLTAATGGQALVAPDPAKITDVFFTALSRIAGG; encoded by the coding sequence ATGGGACGTCACTCGCCGGACGGACGGCGCCGGTTGCTCCTGCCCGTCCTGGCGACCGGACTCGTTGTCGTCCTCGGCGCCGCCGCTTGGGTGACCGTGTCGGCGGTGACCGCGAAGCCGGCCTGCGAGCAGCCGGTGAAGGTTCTCGTCACCGCGTCGGCGGACATCGCGCCCGCGCTGTCGCTCGTCGCGCGCGGCCTCGACCTGAAGTGCGGCAGCGTCGAAGTCCAGACGCGGGAAGCGACGTCGGCGGCCGAGCGGCTCGCGCTGTCCGACGGCAGCCCGCGGCCGCAGGTCTGGGTGCCGGACTCCACGCTCGCGCTGCGCCGCGCCCGCCAGCTCGGCGCCGCCGACGTCCCGGAGACCGGCTCGTCGGTGGCCAGCTCGCCGGTGGTGCTCGCCGTCGCCGCCGACGTCGTCAAGGGCCTCGGCTGGCCCGACCGCACGTTGAACTGGGGCGAGGTCCTCGCCGCGCCGGGTGCCGTCCCGGGAATGCCCGACCCGGCCCGGGACGCGGTCGGCGCGGTCGCGCTGCTGGGCCTGCGGGACAGCGTCAAGGCGGCGCCCGAGCCGTCTGCCGCGTACGTCGCGTTGCTGCGGCGGTTCTCGGCGAACGCACTCGGCGCGCAGACCGACCTCATCGCGCGGCTGCCCGGGTCGAGCGGCGGCGGCACCGCGGCGGTGACGGCCTTCCCCGCGTCGGAGAACTCCTTGCTGCGCCACAACATCGAGGACCGGACGTCGCCGCTGGTCGCCGTCTACTCCGCGGCGGTGCCCACTTTGGACTTCCCGTTCGCCGAGCTGAGCGGGATCACGGAGCAGCAGCGGCCGATCGTCGACGCGCTGCGGGAGGCGGTGCTCGGCGACGCGGGCGCCGACGCGATCGCCAAGACCGGCCTGCGCGCGGCGGGCGGGCAGGCGCTGCAGGCGCACTCCGACGACCCGAGGGTGTCGTCGCCGGGCATCCGCACCGCGAACCTGCCGCCCGCGCCCGTCGTCGACGAACTGCTCAACCAGTGGGCCGGCGTCAACCTGAGCGCGCGGGTGCAGGTGCTCGTCGACGTCTCCGGGTCGATGAACGCGCAGGTGCCCGGGACCGGGCTGAACCGGATGCAGGTGACGATGCAGGCCGCGGCGAAGGCCATGCACCTGTTCAAACCCGCCACGCAGCTGCGGATGCTGGCGTTCTCGACCCGTCTCGACGGCGACAGGGACTACCGCGAGCTGCTGCCGATGGCGCCGGTCTCCCAGCACCTGGCCGCCGGCGCGCTGGACAAGCTGGCCCAGGTGAAGGCCACCCAGGACGGCGGAACCGGGCTCTACGACAGCGTCCTCGACACCTACCGCACGGCCCGCCGCGAGTGGGAACCCGGCCGGCTCAACCTGGTGATCGTCATGACCGACGGCCACAACGACGACCCGCACGGCATCACCCGGGCGGACCTGCTGGCCGAGCTGGCGAAGCTGCAGGACCCCCGCCGCCCGATCCCGCTGATCGGCGTCGGCATCGGCCCGGACGCGGACAAGGCGGAACTGGACCAGCTGACCGCGGCCACCGGCGGCCAAGCCTTGGTGGCCCCGGACCCGGCCAAGATCACCGACGTCTTTTTCACAGCCCTGTCCCGGATAGCCGGCGGCTGA